The Spirochaetaceae bacterium sequence CGCCGGTATAGCTGGTGGCAATTTTTTCGAGGTTTTCCAGCCTTTTAACATAAGTTTCTAGGCTTTCGCGCCGCGCGCCCGGCCGGCCGGCGCTAATGGCATCGGCTATTTGGACAATAACGGCCTCCATAGTTTTAACCTCTATATCATTATGGTGGGCTAATACGGCGTGGATAACATTTTCTTTTTCGCCCAGTTTCTTTAACAGCTCGGCCCCAGCTTCGGCATGGTTCCCATCGCCGTCAACCTCTATACCTTTACCAATATCGTGCAGCAAAGCGGCGCGTTTGGCAATTTCGCGGTTACAGCCTAGCTCGGCGGCAAGCATACCGGCTAAAGCCGCTACCTCTTTACTGTGGTAAAGCACGTTTTGGCCGTAGCTGGTTCTAAAGTATAGCCGGCCTAAGGCACGGATAAGCTCGTTATTAAGGCCATGTACCCCCAGCTCGAAGGCGGCGCGTTCGCCTTCTTCGTAAACTTTTTGGTTTACCTCTTTGGTAACTTTACCCACCACCTCTTCGATACGGTTAGGGTGAATACGGCCATCGGTTACCAATTTTTCCATCGCCATTTTAGCTATGGCTTTACGTACCGGGTCAAAAGCCGAAATAACTACCGCCTCCGGCGTATCATCAATGATGATGTCTACCCCGGTTAAGGTCTCGAGGGTGCGGATATTACGCCCCTCACGGCCGATAATGCGGCCTTTCATTTCATCGTTAGGTAAAGCCACACTGGCCACCGTCGTTTCGCTGCTTACCTCTGTTGCTATGCGCTGGATAACGCTTAACAGCATTTCGCGGGCTTTGCGTTCGGCCGTTTCTTTAGCTTCAGCCTCTATTTTGGCTATAAAGCTACGTGCTTCGTGCTTAGCTTTATCGGTAAGCTGCGTAATTAACATGGCCTTAGCGTCTTCTGCCGAGACGGAAGCTATTTTTTCTAGCTCGGCCAGCTGGCTTTGCTTTAACTCGTCAAGCTCTTCTTCTTTTAAAGTTAGTTCTTTTTCGCGTCCCGTTAAGGCATTAGCCCGCTTTTCAATTACCTGAACTTTTTTTTCTAAGTTATCCTCTTTGCTTTGTAGTCGGTTTTCGGCCCGTTGCTGCTCACTTTTACGCTCGCGCATTTCTTTATCAAGTTGCTTTCTTTCACGAAGAATTTGCTCCTGTGCATTTAACAAAATCTCTTTCTTCTCGGTTTCTGCTTCTTTAACAGCATCTTGTTTTAACCTTACCGCTC is a genomic window containing:
- the rny gene encoding ribonuclease Y; translation: MQQLLYVLIPLSFILGWIVRWLYARYQLTSSEQRAVRLKQDAVKEAETEKKEILLNAQEQILRERKQLDKEMRERKSEQQRAENRLQSKEDNLEKKVQVIEKRANALTGREKELTLKEEELDELKQSQLAELEKIASVSAEDAKAMLITQLTDKAKHEARSFIAKIEAEAKETAERKAREMLLSVIQRIATEVSSETTVASVALPNDEMKGRIIGREGRNIRTLETLTGVDIIIDDTPEAVVISAFDPVRKAIAKMAMEKLVTDGRIHPNRIEEVVGKVTKEVNQKVYEEGERAAFELGVHGLNNELIRALGRLYFRTSYGQNVLYHSKEVAALAGMLAAELGCNREIAKRAALLHDIGKGIEVDGDGNHAEAGAELLKKLGEKENVIHAVLAHHNDIEVKTMEAVIVQIADAISAGRPGARRESLETYVKRLENLEKIATSYTGVEKAFAVQAGRELRIIVNNEEVNDEQMKEMGHDIAGRIENELKYPGRIRITLVRESRVIEYAK